A genome region from Skermanella rosea includes the following:
- a CDS encoding lipopolysaccharide biosynthesis protein, translated as MIATPLSGRSAITWSTAEAMGRHALSLVFFLALTRLLTPADIGLFAFALAVQTFAGVFVDRAVTETLVQRDCLRAEHLDAAFWLNLALAAALGCVMALSADLIAAAIGAPDIADLVRLLAPAPFIGALCNVQVALFQRRLNFRTPAKIWMTGQGVAGCIAVAMAIGGWGIWSLVANQIVETSICAILFWLIGDWRPRFRFEWRAGRDLLRYWTGATGARLFFFAREGADRLILGIVLGPAALGYYTVATRIVRMFVDLLAEGNGKAVLAIMSRMQTEQERLQAAFVHFLCFSTLLSFPAFCGLALVGPDFVTAFFGEHWKSSSEILPPLAIAGAGMMVLHIHSIFLRASGHSFVNLAMVSAVATLDVLLISVTVPLGLSTVAWALAGRGILVLPICAAVTGGAGGRAARAYMPAVICTAVMILVILPLQEIARKHFDLIMANLIVIVMGVLVYGAAVVLLGRSNLVELIRIWRAGTIAEDLIK; from the coding sequence ATGATCGCGACTCCGCTTTCCGGCAGAAGTGCCATTACCTGGTCAACTGCGGAAGCGATGGGGCGGCACGCGCTGTCCCTCGTGTTCTTTCTTGCGTTGACCCGACTTCTAACTCCGGCCGACATTGGCCTGTTCGCCTTTGCCCTCGCGGTGCAGACCTTTGCCGGCGTCTTCGTTGACCGCGCGGTAACGGAAACGCTCGTGCAGCGCGATTGTCTGCGGGCTGAACATCTTGATGCCGCCTTCTGGCTCAACTTGGCGTTGGCAGCGGCACTCGGCTGTGTTATGGCACTGAGCGCCGATCTAATCGCGGCGGCGATCGGCGCGCCCGACATTGCGGACCTGGTTCGGCTGCTTGCTCCGGCTCCGTTTATAGGAGCGCTGTGCAACGTTCAAGTTGCGCTTTTCCAGCGTCGTCTCAATTTCCGCACACCCGCTAAGATCTGGATGACCGGACAGGGGGTTGCCGGATGCATTGCGGTGGCAATGGCCATAGGCGGTTGGGGCATCTGGAGTCTGGTTGCCAATCAAATCGTGGAAACTTCGATCTGTGCCATTCTCTTCTGGCTCATTGGCGATTGGCGTCCGCGGTTCCGGTTCGAGTGGCGCGCCGGGCGGGACCTTTTGCGATACTGGACGGGAGCGACTGGGGCGCGCCTGTTCTTCTTCGCACGGGAGGGCGCCGACCGCCTTATCCTTGGAATCGTTCTAGGGCCGGCAGCGCTCGGCTATTACACGGTGGCCACACGGATTGTACGTATGTTTGTTGATTTGCTGGCTGAAGGAAATGGCAAGGCGGTCTTGGCCATAATGAGCCGAATGCAAACCGAACAGGAAAGGCTCCAAGCTGCCTTCGTCCACTTCCTCTGCTTTTCCACCCTGCTGTCGTTCCCCGCCTTTTGCGGCTTGGCTCTCGTCGGACCGGATTTCGTCACCGCTTTTTTCGGGGAGCATTGGAAGTCGTCGTCCGAAATTCTGCCGCCGCTCGCGATCGCAGGGGCTGGCATGATGGTGCTCCATATCCATAGTATCTTCCTGCGCGCCTCGGGACACTCGTTCGTCAACCTCGCTATGGTTTCTGCCGTCGCCACTCTAGATGTCTTGCTGATATCGGTGACAGTGCCGCTGGGGCTCTCGACGGTCGCCTGGGCTCTCGCGGGACGTGGCATCCTGGTTCTCCCAATATGCGCCGCCGTGACGGGCGGTGCCGGCGGACGCGCCGCCCGGGCCTATATGCCCGCAGTCATCTGCACAGCAGTTATGATCCTCGTGATACTGCCCTTGCAGGAAATCGCGAGGAAACATTTCGACCTTATAATGGCAAACCTTATCGTTATCGTAATGGGTGTGCTGGTTTATGGGGCAGCTGTAGTTCTTCTTGGGCGATCTAACTTAGTCGAGCTTATAAGGATCTGGCGCGCCGGTACTATAGCGGAGGACCTGATAAAATGA
- a CDS encoding NAD-dependent epimerase/dehydratase family protein: MKILITGGAGFIGSHLCETLTADGHELLIIDNFFTGRREHIPQEAACVEMDLGRANVEDVHAIIEGFAPDAVVHLCAIHFIPYCMENPGRTFAINTGATHTLVEALTRRSTRKLLFASTMDVYEATDHTHRVGDQPRPSNVYGLTKSLSEDLIRYATTVGAAESAVSFRLANVYGPRETNPHVIPDILKRFRESDTAPLHMGYLGAMRDFIHVCDVVSAFRAALKRDTGTHSTFNLGTERPIAVRNVVEFLMRGAGLDRPIIEDKARFRRFDRATLTPDCTSTREILGWRPQIQLEDGLRRLLEIEGYIKAPVT, encoded by the coding sequence GTGAAGATCCTCATTACCGGCGGCGCCGGATTTATTGGAAGCCATTTGTGCGAGACTCTCACCGCTGACGGACACGAATTGCTGATCATCGATAATTTCTTTACTGGCCGCCGTGAACACATTCCGCAGGAAGCAGCCTGCGTTGAGATGGATTTGGGGCGAGCCAACGTGGAGGATGTTCACGCCATCATCGAGGGCTTCGCGCCGGACGCAGTGGTCCATCTCTGCGCCATCCATTTCATCCCCTATTGTATGGAGAATCCCGGCCGTACCTTCGCCATCAACACCGGCGCGACGCACACACTTGTAGAGGCGCTGACACGCAGGTCGACCCGTAAACTGCTGTTCGCTTCGACGATGGATGTCTACGAGGCTACCGACCACACCCACAGGGTTGGAGATCAACCCCGGCCGTCGAATGTTTATGGGTTGACGAAGTCACTGAGCGAAGACCTGATCCGCTATGCAACAACAGTGGGCGCGGCAGAGTCCGCCGTCAGCTTCCGGCTCGCCAACGTCTACGGACCGCGGGAAACTAACCCGCACGTCATTCCCGACATCCTGAAGCGCTTTCGCGAGTCCGACACCGCGCCCCTCCATATGGGATATCTCGGCGCGATGCGGGACTTCATCCACGTCTGTGACGTGGTGAGCGCGTTTCGGGCTGCCCTGAAGCGCGATACGGGAACCCATAGCACCTTTAATCTTGGCACGGAACGGCCGATTGCGGTAAGGAACGTGGTTGAATTTCTGATGCGCGGGGCTGGACTAGACCGTCCAATTATCGAGGATAAGGCCCGTTTTCGGCGCTTTGACCGCGCCACTTTGACACCAGATTGTACGTCGACACGAGAGATCCTCGGCTGGCGTCCGCAGATCCAGCTTGAAGATGGGCTGCGCCGCCTTCTCGAAATCGAAGGGTATATAAAAGCGCCGGTTACGTGA
- a CDS encoding glycosyltransferase family 4 protein — MRIAILTELYAPSVGGQEIRFAEMARELTLRGHVVEVFCIGHQRDLASTEIVDNIHIHRHPCIDGYTKPRIPAMKRNWTAILRYALWTRRVLKENRFDTIIMNQWPFLHVLTLPGTHRSRAFLDWCEVREKPPYSWAQALLPRIVGQNMGVSGAVSRFIGAASGRDTLVMPSGISFSAYRSEARVRRNGLLYLGRLAPHKDVPLLIEAFERLKTQGFGGVLTIAGNGPSLTEVQARASESSWADVIHVLGSVSESEKIDLLSKAEILVLPSRREGFPRVAAEAMASGLPLVTVDHPGNGTCSVVRDYGCGLVTEPNVQALAQGINDALAQWEHLSTRGLSGAESLDWGCLISRLELCFQPIQFNGVLA, encoded by the coding sequence ATGCGCATCGCCATTCTAACTGAACTTTATGCTCCGAGTGTGGGCGGACAAGAGATCCGTTTCGCGGAAATGGCACGAGAGCTAACCCTGCGAGGCCACGTCGTCGAGGTGTTTTGTATCGGCCATCAGCGCGACTTGGCTTCAACGGAAATAGTCGACAATATCCATATCCATCGTCACCCCTGCATCGATGGATACACTAAACCGCGCATTCCGGCAATGAAGCGCAACTGGACCGCCATCCTCCGTTACGCTTTATGGACACGACGAGTGCTCAAGGAGAACCGGTTCGACACCATCATCATGAATCAGTGGCCGTTCCTCCATGTTTTGACCCTGCCGGGCACGCATAGGAGTCGGGCATTCCTGGACTGGTGCGAAGTTCGCGAAAAGCCGCCTTACTCGTGGGCGCAAGCGCTGTTGCCTCGCATAGTTGGTCAGAACATGGGGGTAAGCGGTGCGGTTTCACGGTTCATCGGCGCCGCCTCTGGGCGCGACACTCTCGTTATGCCCAGCGGGATCAGCTTCAGCGCCTATCGGAGTGAAGCCCGAGTTCGCCGCAATGGGCTTCTGTATCTCGGTCGACTCGCGCCACACAAGGACGTTCCGCTGCTGATCGAGGCTTTTGAAAGGCTCAAAACGCAGGGATTCGGCGGGGTACTGACAATCGCCGGCAATGGACCATCGCTGACCGAGGTCCAAGCGAGAGCCTCTGAGTCGTCCTGGGCCGACGTCATCCATGTTCTCGGCAGTGTCAGCGAAAGCGAGAAGATCGATCTGCTGTCAAAGGCTGAGATCCTTGTGCTGCCCAGCCGTCGTGAAGGCTTTCCGCGCGTGGCTGCCGAGGCAATGGCCTCGGGGTTGCCTCTGGTCACTGTCGACCACCCCGGAAACGGAACCTGCTCTGTCGTACGCGATTACGGCTGCGGATTGGTGACTGAGCCCAACGTTCAGGCGCTTGCGCAGGGGATTAACGACGCCCTCGCGCAATGGGAACATCTTTCCACGCGGGGCCTTTCAGGCGCAGAATCGCTCGATTGGGGATGTCTGATCAGCCGACTTGAGCTTTGTTTTCAACCCATCCAGTTCAATGGAGTGCTCGCGTGA
- a CDS encoding sugar transferase, with product MYKSHNARNSSLEILEKSFDLSRDYYGCSVKPSDTLRQNSTAFDWIVPDFLPRFARLKAKRLLDLGCASMLLVALGPLLVLTALVVRCSGREIIYQHERVGQGGRTFSCLKFRTMIPNAEEALAERLRVCSKSREEWRETRKLRDDPRITTFGRFLRRSSLDELPQLINVIRGEMSMVGPRPVTAEEIDLYGAAAAELLSVSPGLTGLWQVSGRNEITLSKRMEIELEYVRTRSLRKDLLILLRTVNAVLIGRGAY from the coding sequence ATGTACAAAAGCCATAATGCCCGGAACAGCAGTCTAGAAATTCTAGAAAAAAGTTTCGATCTGAGCAGAGATTATTACGGCTGCAGCGTTAAGCCTTCCGATACATTAAGGCAGAATAGCACTGCATTTGATTGGATCGTTCCGGATTTTCTCCCAAGGTTTGCCCGACTGAAAGCAAAGCGCCTGCTCGATCTGGGTTGCGCTTCCATGCTTCTCGTCGCGCTTGGGCCGCTCTTAGTTCTGACCGCCCTAGTAGTCAGATGCAGTGGACGGGAGATCATCTATCAGCATGAACGAGTTGGGCAGGGAGGAAGAACTTTTTCATGTTTAAAGTTCAGGACTATGATTCCGAATGCCGAGGAGGCGCTTGCCGAACGTCTACGTGTTTGTTCAAAGAGCCGGGAGGAATGGAGAGAGACTCGCAAGCTGCGCGATGATCCCAGAATCACAACCTTTGGACGCTTTCTACGCCGCTCCAGCTTGGATGAGCTCCCGCAACTCATCAATGTCATCCGTGGAGAGATGAGCATGGTTGGTCCACGACCAGTCACTGCGGAAGAGATAGATCTCTATGGTGCGGCGGCCGCCGAATTGCTTTCAGTATCCCCCGGGTTGACTGGCCTTTGGCAAGTCTCAGGAAGAAACGAGATAACTTTGTCGAAGCGCATGGAAATAGAGCTGGAATATGTGCGAACTCGAAGCCTTCGCAAGGATTTGCTCATCTTACTGCGAACTGTCAATGCTGTACTCATCGGACGAGGCGCATACTAA
- a CDS encoding IS1182 family transposase — protein MSLQPKEMAPVPEETVRIARAAFPKGNAWLSLRDELGTIYSDEMFVGLYPSRGQPAEAPWRLALVVVMQFADGLSDRQAAEAVRSRIDWKYLLGLELSDPGFDSTVLSEFRTRLVEGSAERRLLDAILDLCRARKWLAARGRQRTDSTHVLGMIRALYRLDCAGETMRHALDSLAVSAPDWLRRLSPPEWLERYGRRFDDYRLPKSRDERQAYAEQIGADGHALLDAIYAYETEPWLRHIPAVEIMRQVWVQQFYRSEADIHWRTEAEGVPPSALFIASPYDPEAHLAKKRSISWIGYKVHLTESCEDDQPHLITHVETTAAPVADSDALEPIHDALAADNLLPAVHLTDTGYVDAKRLLSSRTRYDIDLLGPTRGDYHRRGRENKGFAAQDFTIDWERRQVICPAGQTSANWFPMQEPRGKPVIRVNFASSTCRICPHRLDCIDADGVRRTLTLQMPELQIALQVARQREKTAEFRKQYGKRAGIEGTISQAVRAFDLRRSRYIGLAKTHLQHLLIAAAIDLSRIYCWLIDEPRAQTRRSAFTALMMPETA, from the coding sequence ATGTCGCTGCAGCCGAAGGAAATGGCCCCGGTTCCTGAGGAGACTGTCCGGATAGCCAGGGCGGCCTTTCCCAAGGGCAATGCCTGGCTCAGTCTGCGCGATGAGTTGGGGACGATCTACAGCGATGAGATGTTTGTGGGTCTTTATCCCAGCCGCGGTCAGCCCGCCGAGGCGCCCTGGCGCCTGGCCCTGGTAGTCGTCATGCAGTTCGCCGATGGCTTGTCGGACCGCCAGGCGGCGGAGGCTGTCCGTAGCCGGATCGACTGGAAGTATCTGCTGGGACTCGAATTGAGCGATCCCGGCTTCGACAGCACAGTGCTGAGCGAGTTCCGCACCCGTTTGGTGGAAGGCTCGGCCGAGCGCCGCCTGCTTGATGCCATCCTGGACTTGTGCCGGGCGCGGAAATGGCTGGCGGCGCGTGGGCGTCAGCGAACCGACTCGACGCACGTGCTTGGCATGATCCGAGCTCTCTATCGTCTGGACTGCGCCGGCGAAACGATGCGGCATGCTCTCGACAGCCTGGCCGTGAGTGCTCCCGATTGGCTGCGTCGGCTCAGCCCACCAGAGTGGCTGGAGCGCTATGGCCGACGGTTCGACGACTACCGTCTGCCCAAGAGCAGGGATGAACGCCAGGCCTATGCGGAGCAGATCGGCGCCGATGGGCACGCGCTGCTCGACGCCATCTATGCCTACGAAACCGAGCCCTGGCTCCGCCACATTCCGGCCGTTGAAATCATGCGGCAGGTTTGGGTCCAGCAATTCTACCGCTCAGAGGCGGACATCCACTGGCGCACCGAAGCGGAGGGGGTGCCGCCGTCGGCGCTGTTCATCGCGTCGCCTTATGATCCCGAAGCGCATCTCGCCAAAAAACGCAGCATTTCCTGGATTGGTTACAAGGTGCATCTCACAGAGAGCTGCGAGGACGACCAGCCTCACCTGATCACCCACGTGGAGACCACTGCCGCACCGGTGGCTGACAGCGATGCTCTTGAGCCGATCCACGATGCCTTGGCCGCAGATAACCTGTTGCCGGCGGTGCATCTGACCGATACCGGCTATGTCGATGCCAAACGCCTGCTGTCCAGCCGCACCCGGTATGACATTGACCTGCTGGGACCGACGCGCGGCGATTATCACCGCCGAGGGCGCGAGAACAAAGGCTTTGCCGCGCAGGACTTCACCATCGACTGGGAGCGGCGCCAGGTGATCTGCCCGGCCGGGCAGACTAGTGCCAATTGGTTTCCGATGCAGGAACCCAGAGGCAAACCGGTGATCCGGGTTAATTTTGCCAGTTCAACCTGCAGGATCTGTCCTCATCGCCTTGACTGTATCGACGCCGATGGTGTCCGGCGCACATTGACCCTGCAGATGCCGGAGCTTCAGATCGCCCTGCAGGTAGCCCGGCAACGGGAGAAAACAGCGGAGTTCCGCAAACAGTATGGCAAGCGGGCCGGCATCGAAGGGACGATCTCACAGGCCGTCAGAGCCTTCGACCTGCGACGCTCGCGGTATATCGGATTGGCGAAAACCCATTTGCAGCATCTCCTGATCGCCGCCGCCATTGACCTGAGCCGCATCTATTGCTGGCTCATCGATGAACCGCGCGCCCAAACTCGCCGATCGGCATTCACCGCCCTTATGATGCCTGAAACCGCATAG
- a CDS encoding ISL3 family transposase, translating to MITEPLLSLLPDGIVVDRVEVNSGLVTVHARSADLTACCSMCAMPSGRVHGRYIRRVADLPLMGRIVSLSLQIRRFCCLQSDCPRRIFAERLSAAVPDRKRRTIRLADVQRSLALGAGGELGSRLASRLAMPVSGDTLLRLIRAVPVEPALPARVIGIDDWAWRRGRRYGAIIVDLERANRPIELLPDRTAETVAAWLKDHPGVEIVARDRAGAFADGVRTGAPQAIQVADRFHLLRNLGDAVGNALNRHHRGIRAAAKAATALALPDPVPVKPASPPVSIVLPKPPTTRQQHSLDKRAARQARFDEVVALDAKGWSRSRIARTLGLDRGTVHDWLKAGRLPSWQQPSGDSTVDVHGDYLRRRWDEGCHNGVRLWRELRERGFTGGASTVRDWLRRLRAATPKSAGSAPAWKTPSGRRAAWLVVADADEIDETERRFVDALIAGSAELAHLIDLAREFRAMIRQQQEERLDDWLVAAEKTTFAGFVGGLRRDLAAVRAALSLSWSTGPVEGQICHLKTIKRTMCGRAGFDLLRHRVLEAA from the coding sequence TTGATCACCGAACCCCTGTTGTCCCTGTTGCCGGACGGGATCGTCGTTGACCGTGTCGAGGTCAATTCCGGGCTCGTCACCGTGCATGCCCGATCGGCTGACCTGACCGCCTGCTGTTCGATGTGCGCCATGCCGTCGGGACGGGTTCACGGCCGCTACATCCGCCGTGTCGCCGACCTTCCCCTGATGGGCCGCATCGTCTCACTGTCCCTCCAGATCCGCCGCTTCTGCTGCCTCCAATCGGACTGCCCGCGCCGGATCTTCGCCGAGCGCCTGTCCGCGGCGGTGCCGGATCGCAAACGGCGCACCATCCGGCTCGCCGACGTCCAGCGTTCCCTGGCGCTGGGTGCGGGCGGCGAACTGGGCTCCCGCCTGGCGAGCCGGCTCGCCATGCCGGTCAGCGGCGACACCCTGCTGCGTCTGATCCGGGCCGTTCCGGTCGAACCGGCGCTGCCGGCGCGCGTCATCGGTATCGATGACTGGGCCTGGCGCCGTGGCAGGCGCTACGGCGCCATTATCGTTGATCTCGAGCGTGCCAACCGGCCGATCGAGCTGCTGCCCGACCGCACGGCTGAGACCGTCGCCGCCTGGCTGAAGGATCATCCCGGCGTTGAGATCGTCGCCCGCGACCGGGCCGGTGCCTTTGCCGACGGCGTTCGCACCGGCGCTCCGCAGGCGATCCAGGTTGCCGACCGGTTCCACCTGCTGCGCAATCTGGGCGATGCCGTGGGCAACGCTCTCAACCGTCACCATCGGGGTATCCGCGCTGCCGCAAAGGCTGCCACAGCTCTGGCGTTACCGGATCCAGTACCCGTGAAACCAGCAAGTCCGCCAGTTTCCATCGTCTTACCCAAACCCCCAACGACGCGTCAGCAGCACAGCCTGGATAAGCGGGCAGCACGGCAGGCTCGTTTCGACGAGGTGGTCGCCCTGGATGCGAAAGGCTGGTCCAGGAGCCGGATCGCCCGCACTCTCGGTCTGGACCGAGGCACGGTACACGACTGGTTGAAAGCCGGACGGCTGCCGAGCTGGCAGCAGCCGTCCGGAGACAGCACGGTCGATGTTCATGGCGACTATCTGCGCCGGCGCTGGGACGAAGGCTGCCACAATGGGGTTCGGCTCTGGCGAGAACTCCGCGAGCGTGGCTTTACCGGCGGAGCGAGCACCGTGCGGGACTGGCTCCGCCGGCTGCGAGCTGCCACACCTAAGTCTGCCGGATCGGCACCGGCGTGGAAGACTCCGAGCGGCCGGCGGGCGGCCTGGCTGGTTGTCGCCGATGCTGACGAGATCGACGAAACGGAGCGGAGATTCGTCGATGCCCTGATCGCCGGTTCCGCTGAACTCGCCCACCTCATCGATCTGGCCAGGGAGTTCCGCGCAATGATCCGCCAGCAGCAGGAGGAGCGACTGGATGACTGGCTTGTCGCAGCTGAGAAGACGACCTTTGCCGGATTTGTCGGCGGACTGAGGCGTGACCTGGCCGCGGTTCGGGCCGCCTTGTCGCTGTCCTGGAGTACCGGACCGGTGGAAGGGCAGATCTGCCACTTGAAGACAATCAAGCGCACCATGTGCGGGCGTGCCGGATTTGACCTGCTGCGCCATCGCGTTCTCGAGGCAGCGTGA
- a CDS encoding IS91 family transposase has product MAAPLEVADIFRRHGADWRAAHAGHVSGDQGRVMAAIEACRTAALGGHVEGCGRCGHVRVAYNSCRNRHCPKCQGLARAQWLEDRQADLLPVPYFHVVFTVPAPVAEIAFQNKAVVYAILFRAAAETLRTLAADPRHLGAEVGGIAVLHTWGQALQHHPHVHCIVPGGGPAPGGGRWVACRPGFFLPVRVMSRLFRRLFLERLDAAFAAGTLRFFSDLAGLADPDAFARHLAPLRQAEWVVYAKPPFGGPEQVLAYLGRYTHRVALTNSRLLDLEDGRVRFRWKDYRRHAKAKVMSLEAGEFIRRFLLHVLPAGFHRIRHFGFLANGHRADKLALCRRLLAAPPPEPAHPADDYRERYRRLTGRSLDVCPCCAGPMMPLGVLARPARPSPPPWPDTS; this is encoded by the coding sequence GTGGCCGCCCCGCTGGAGGTGGCGGACATCTTCCGCCGCCACGGCGCCGACTGGCGCGCCGCCCACGCCGGCCACGTGAGCGGCGACCAGGGCCGGGTCATGGCCGCCATCGAGGCGTGCCGGACCGCGGCGCTGGGCGGCCACGTCGAGGGCTGCGGGCGGTGCGGCCACGTCCGCGTCGCCTACAACTCGTGCCGCAACCGGCACTGCCCGAAGTGCCAGGGCTTGGCGCGCGCCCAGTGGCTGGAGGACCGCCAGGCCGACCTGCTGCCGGTGCCGTACTTCCACGTCGTCTTCACCGTGCCCGCGCCGGTCGCCGAGATCGCCTTCCAGAACAAGGCGGTGGTCTACGCCATCCTGTTCCGGGCGGCGGCCGAGACGCTGCGCACCCTGGCGGCCGACCCGAGGCACCTGGGCGCCGAGGTCGGCGGCATCGCCGTGCTGCACACCTGGGGGCAGGCCCTGCAGCACCACCCTCACGTCCACTGCATCGTGCCGGGCGGTGGCCCGGCCCCCGGCGGCGGCCGGTGGGTCGCCTGCCGGCCCGGCTTCTTCCTGCCGGTGCGGGTCATGTCCCGGCTGTTCCGCCGGCTCTTCCTGGAGCGGCTCGACGCCGCGTTCGCGGCCGGGACGCTGCGCTTCTTCTCTGATCTGGCCGGGTTGGCCGACCCGGATGCCTTCGCCCGCCACCTCGCGCCGTTGCGCCAGGCCGAATGGGTGGTCTACGCCAAGCCGCCGTTCGGCGGCCCCGAGCAGGTCCTGGCCTACCTCGGCCGCTACACCCACCGCGTCGCCCTGACCAACAGCCGCCTGCTCGACCTCGAGGACGGCCGGGTCCGCTTCCGCTGGAAGGACTACCGGCGCCACGCCAAGGCCAAGGTGATGAGCCTGGAGGCCGGCGAGTTCATCCGGCGTTTCCTGCTCCACGTCCTGCCGGCCGGGTTCCACCGCATCCGCCACTTCGGCTTCCTGGCCAACGGCCATCGCGCCGACAAGCTGGCGCTGTGCCGCCGGCTGCTCGCGGCCCCGCCGCCCGAGCCGGCCCATCCGGCGGACGACTACCGCGAGCGCTACCGCCGGCTGACCGGACGCTCGCTCGACGTCTGCCCGTGCTGCGCCGGCCCGATGATGCCCCTGGGCGTCCTGGCCCGCCCCGCGCGGCCAAGCCCGCCGCCCTGGCCCGACACGTCATGA
- a CDS encoding tyrosine-type recombinase/integrase has product MAEMSPLRRRMVEDMTLRNLSPATQQSYLHAVSKFSRFFGRSPDRLDLEDVRTYQIHLAAQGVAWATLNQTVAALRFFYGVTLGRPEIPERIAYAREPRRLPVVLSTDEVVRFLEAVPSLKSRTALTTAYAAGLRVSEVVALKVADIDSARMLIRVEQGKGRKDRYVMLSAQLLAILRTYWRLAKPCHWLFPGRDQDRPIDQTVLHAACRSAREAAGLAKRVTVHTLRHSFATHLLEGGADIRIIQVLLGHTNISTTARYTQVSSSTIQKTASPLDRLRLEVVPPG; this is encoded by the coding sequence ATGGCCGAGATGAGCCCCCTGCGCCGCCGGATGGTCGAGGACATGACGCTCCGCAACCTGTCGCCGGCGACCCAGCAATCCTACCTCCACGCGGTTTCCAAGTTCAGCCGTTTCTTCGGCCGGTCGCCCGACCGCCTCGACCTGGAGGATGTCCGGACCTACCAGATCCATCTGGCGGCCCAGGGTGTTGCATGGGCGACGCTGAACCAGACGGTGGCCGCCCTGCGCTTCTTCTACGGCGTGACGCTGGGCCGCCCGGAGATCCCGGAGCGCATCGCCTACGCCCGCGAACCGCGTCGGCTGCCGGTCGTGCTCAGCACCGACGAGGTCGTCCGCTTCCTGGAGGCGGTGCCCAGCCTGAAGAGCCGGACCGCCCTGACCACCGCCTATGCCGCCGGGCTGCGGGTCTCCGAGGTGGTCGCCCTCAAGGTCGCCGACATCGACAGCGCGCGCATGCTGATCCGCGTCGAGCAGGGCAAGGGGCGCAAGGACCGCTACGTCATGCTGTCGGCCCAACTGCTCGCCATCCTGCGCACCTACTGGCGCCTGGCCAAGCCGTGCCACTGGCTGTTCCCGGGGCGCGACCAGGACCGCCCGATCGACCAGACGGTGCTCCACGCCGCCTGCCGCTCGGCGCGCGAGGCCGCCGGGCTGGCCAAGCGCGTCACCGTCCACACCCTGCGCCACAGCTTCGCCACCCACCTGCTCGAGGGCGGCGCCGACATCCGCATCATCCAGGTGCTGCTCGGGCACACCAACATCTCGACGACCGCGCGTTACACCCAGGTCTCCAGCAGCACGATCCAGAAGACGGCCAGCCCGCTCGACCGCCTGCGCCTGGAGGTCGTGCCGCCGGGCTGA